The following DNA comes from Magnolia sinica isolate HGM2019 chromosome 18, MsV1, whole genome shotgun sequence.
ATCCAGGGCATGGTTGTGCATGGAGCATACCCTGAAAAAATTGCACTGAGTAGCTAGATGACAGTAACCCATTCATTAATGTGAAATCTGGCTATAAgacaattataaaaataataaaagttcAACTcttattttaataattaaaaaatataggaATCTCTCCAAAGTAACTAAGTTATTTGAGAGACACTAATATGTGACGGATATATCTTGTACGTATAATGGTAGACCACACTTCATGCTACCATAATCATGGTCCTCTACCGAAAAAATGACAATCCATGTATGACAGGTTGAAAATCTATGACTTTAAGAGCACATTTGGATACCacctaataagttactttttctatttacGGCAGTAGGTAACTTATTtcaagtaagtttggtttatgataagttataagtaactttttaattAGAAGTACTTGATCACTTTAGTTAATTTATTTTAGCTTTTTCACTTTTTTATAAGTTGTTGAAGAGAGACATAGGAGTTAcggaagagaggagaagctgatcagtatattgtttaccaaacatactaatCTTCTtagtaagtagaaactaagataagttactcgTGGCATAAGTAAATTATCTTAAGCAGCTTACAAGCCCGTCTatatactaccaaataagttactttttctacatACCGCAGTAGACaagtaacttatttgaaataagtttggtttaagatcaattataactaactttttacttaaaattacatAATCACATtaacttaataagtagaaaccaagataagctactgaggcataagtagctcatcttaagtaacttaagatccaaaagcccctaagggcctgtttggataccaccaaataagttactttattTACTTACAGCCATAGGCAAGTAATCTTATTTGagataaataagtttggtttaagaccatttataagtaacttttttatttaaaggtACTTAATCGCTTTATATTAATaagtaaaaatcaagataagttacttgataCATAATCAATTTATCTTTAAGTAACTTTCGATCCAAACACCCCAAGAGTGATGTACTATTCAACAATCAACCGTGGAAAACAATTTAACCTTGACGTGGCCTACATCTGCCCCACCAACACCCCCTCAGATTAATAGCAAACGGTAGTGAACAGTACTAGATACATAGACAATCAATATGCATATGAAACCTCTTTTCCACGTACGCAATCCTTGATCAGGATCCCGATGCATTTTGCTTTGCATGATATGATCTAGTTTCCGtttctgacaagtggggtccattgtcCAGTGATCTGCACAACTGGTCTATTGGCCCTGTGAGGATGGATCACGACCAAAAATCTACTCCAAAGGGCAATCCTAACCGTTTAATTTGTATTCTAAAACTAGACGCTTGAGAAGACAAATACCATAAATCAACATTCATCTGGAAACAGTCCAAAGATTTCTGTCTAGGATATTCCCATCTGGTATAATTATGGCACATGGTCCACCTACACCGGTACACaacatatcaatggtctggatcactcaaccaTTGGTCCCATCTGTCCATAATAAAAACACGAGAATACTGAGCATGTCCTCGGGTTGAGGATCCCATACTTCATTCTGCTCATTCTCCTTGACATGCATGAACATGGCACTCGAAGAAAGCACGTACCAAAATTTTATTCTATTACATATGCAAACTTTTTTCAAACAAAACCTTCTTGCGGCCCACTAATCAAGCATCTAAGTGGAGCGCATCTAACGGTCCATGTTAGTAACCTCCCCATCTTTCATGAGCATCTGGACGGTTGCGATCAAGATCTGTAACTGTAGAGTTGGCGAAGGTTGATTGGGGAAGCGACGGTTTCGTCACCGTCCAGTAGTTTTCCAGCGATGATGATATTAGCTGCTTCTGTTGGATGGTACGCATCCCAGAACACATACTTAGAGCGGTCCTTGCATAAATCAGAGCTCTCGTTTTTGTTGTGTCCCTTAAAGCAAATGAATGGAGGGAAGTTGCCACCACAACATGGATCATATGCATTCTCAAACCCTACAAATGTGAAATAACATTAGTAAGCTTCGTTCCATGCCTCTTTCCCACGTGCCAATGTAGCATGAGCATGTGATTcccaggccgttcatcaggtcGGCTCAACCTTGTGGCTTGAAAACCAGGCCAGTCcagtccagtcatcaggtgggcccatggtacAAAAAGGGTCAGTTTAAAAGGATTcgtcaatggtccacattcgacAAAcattgtggcctacttgatgaccAAGCTATCGTGATTAATTTTTGGGCTACATTGCATAAATGATAGTACCCAACTGATGAAAGGCCTGGATCCTGCGAGTAAATAAGCTTTTTATAGAAGCTCACCATATTTCCGGTAATTTCGGATGATTCCTGCAACAATGTCATAGGAATTTGCATAAATAAAAATTGTTTCTGGCCCCAACTCTTCATTTAATTGATCCAACATTTTGCTCAATTTCTTATTGTAGCCCTGGATCAGTTTATTCGCAATGGACGAGCACTCTCCATTTCGCACCAGCATCAATGCACGAACGAATGGTATACATCCGAGAGGTCCAACACCGACGACGATGAATTTCCTCGCTCCAAGCTTGTGTAGTCGCTTAGAACATGAAGAACAGCGATAATAGTTAATAACATAAGTTGAAAGAAATGACATTTGTTTATTAACCTCATATCGCACAGGGCCCACCTTCAGGCAATCTAGGGCATTGATCTGGTAGGTCCTAGATAATTAAACCCCACATCCACATTTAACAGCACCCAATAAGAAGAATAATCTAATGATGGAGAATTTCTCCAGTTTCCCCCATCTACCATGTAACCATCATTATCACAGTGTAGGAATCATACATACGATTCACTGGGCCAAGAAAAATGCTCCCATCGATATTTCATCCTAGTTAAAACATAAGAATTTTAATGTTTagagtttagattaaggtttataTGCAGGTTAGTACCTTGAGTTGCAATGTCAAATTTGAAACCATTTCATCTTGGAGCGTCATTGGGGACATCTTGCCACTTCCAATGAAAGGAATGGAAGGTTCAAAATAGTCCAAAAAATCATTGGACCCAATTGTTATAGAGAAAATAGCCCTCCTGAGAAGCTGTGTTGCACCACTCTCTTCCATCATCTTCACCATGTAGTCTCTACTTTCCTCAAAATAGTCTATCTGCTTTCTTAATGGAACTCTTCCTATCTGCTCAAGAATTAGTAGCTAAAATAATTCACTTTGAACTAATGACAACAAGCATAAGCCCTACAGTGTTTATAGATTGATCTGAATACACCCCAGTTTCCACATTATACTACTAATCGATAAATTGCAACATTTTGTACTATTCCAATTCCAAAGTGGAAAAAATGGGTCTGTGCAAATACAAAAGGGTGGGTGCACATATCAATTCtctaaaatgaaaggaaaaaaaaaaaaaactaaaaatttcaaattaaGACATACAAATAAGTAGCCGGTTTCGTCTAAGATTCCTGACGCTCCGGAAGCATAATTAACCCCTCTGAAAATCCCATCGCTGACACGGGTATTAGGAGATAAATATGGTGGAGGAAAAGATTTTTCTCCAAGTGCTTGACCTGAATGTATCACCCTTTTGAAATTAGATAATAATAATGATCTAGTCTAAACACTTCAAT
Coding sequences within:
- the LOC131232304 gene encoding GDSL esterase/lipase At5g41890 — translated: MAFFNFLLKSLTLTFIVFSLHFLPSFPYTPFVFGDSLVDAGNNDYIFTLSKADSPPYGIDFTASGGRPTGRFTNGRTTTDILGQALGEKSFPPPYLSPNTRVSDGIFRGVNYASGASGILDETGYLFLLILEQIGRVPLRKQIDYFEESRDYMVKMMEESGATQLLRRAIFSITIGSNDFLDYFEPSIPFIGSGKMSPMTLQDEMVSNLTLQLKRLHKLGARKFIVVGVGPLGCIPFVRALMLVRNGECSSIANKLIQGYNKKLSKMLDQLNEELGPETIFIYANSYDIVAGIIRNYRKYGFENAYDPCCGGNFPPFICFKGHNKNESSDLCKDRSKYVFWDAYHPTEAANIIIAGKLLDGDETVASPINLRQLYSYRS